A single Bos mutus isolate GX-2022 chromosome 25, NWIPB_WYAK_1.1, whole genome shotgun sequence DNA region contains:
- the GPC2 gene encoding LOW QUALITY PROTEIN: glypican-2 (The sequence of the model RefSeq protein was modified relative to this genomic sequence to represent the inferred CDS: inserted 1 base in 1 codon), with protein sequence MYALRSLLLLLLPLCPGPGPGPGIEAKVTRSCTETRQILGARGYSLSVLPPALISGEHLRICPQEYTCCSSEIEQRLTWETEATFRGLVEENGSFLVHTLAARHRKFDEVFREMLSSAEHSLSMLFHRSFGRLYTQHTPLFSGLFSRLRDYYERSGEGLDDALVDFWAQLLEKMFPLLHPQYIFSPDYLFCLTRLASSADDSLKPFGDSPRRLRLQITRALVAARAFVQGLETGRNVVSETLKMPLSEGCKRAVMRLTGCPLCRGVPSLPPCRGFCLNVAYGCIGSQGLDPDWGPYLDGLLFLADKIQGPFSFELAAQSIGVKISEGLMHLQENSVGVSAQVFQECGSPQPARARARRAPAPREEVGRFWSAAAAAEEERPTTAAGASLPRLVWELRERLGRVRGIWAGLPQTVCGDPRVAADLSQEAAPCWTGAGPGRYLSPVVGFQAGKLDNPELDAEASSPDLQTRRRRLQXRATTTRMKAAALGRDLELEDWEDASGSGEGQHYADDWMAGAAAVAPPARAPRPPRREGAGGKGGGVIIRHSQDRSRTGGTSVGFHTQPLLILFLLALALLGPR encoded by the exons ATGTACGCGCTGcgctctcttctgcttctgctgttgCCCCTCTGTCCCGGTCCTGGTCCTGGACCCGGTATCGAGGCAAAGGTCACCCGGAGTTGCACTGAGACCCGGCAGATTCTGGGGGCCCGGGGATATAGCTTAAGCGTACTCCCTCCCGCCCTGATCTCAG GTGAACACCTCCGGATTTGTCCTCAGGAGTACACTTGCTGTTCCAGTGAGATAGAGCAGAGGCTGacctgggaaactgaggccaccTTCCGAGGCCTGGTGGAGGAGAATGGTTCCTTCTTGGTTCACACACTGGCTGCCCGACACAGAAAATTTGATG AGGTTTTTCGGGAGATGCTCTCCTCAGCCGAGCACTCCCTGTCCATGCTCTTCCACCGCTCCTTCGGCCGCCTGTATACCCAGCACACCCCCTTGTTCAGTGGTCTGTTCTCTCGGCTACGGGACTACTATGAGAGGTCCGGTGAGGGGTTAGATGATGCCTTGGTGGATTTCTGGGCTCAGCTCCTGGAGAAAATGTTCCCCCTGCTGCACCCACAGTACATCTTCTCCCCCGACTACCTGTTCTGCCTCACACGACTGGCCTCTTCTGCTGATGACTCTCTGAAGCCTTTTGGGGACTCACCCCGCCGCCTCCGCCTGCAG aTAACCCGGGCCCTGGTGGCGGCCCGGGCCTTTGTCCAGGGCCTGGAGACTGGAAGAAATGTGGTCAGCGAAACACTTAAG ATGCCGCTGTCCGAAGGCTGCAAGCGGGCTGTGATGCGTCTGACAGGCTGCCCCCTTTGCCGGGGGGTGCCCTCGCTGCCACCCTGCCGGGGCTTCTGCCTCAACGTGGCCTATGGCTGTATCGGCAGCCAAGGACTGGATCCTGACTGGGGGCCCTATCTGG ATGGTCTCCTGTTCCTAGCCGACAAGATCCAAGGCCCCTTTTCTTTTGAGCTGGCAGCCCAGTCCATCGGGGTGAAGATCTCAGAAGGCTTGATGCATTTGCAGGAGAACAGTGTAGGGGTGTCAGCCCAG GTATTCCAGGAATGCGGGAGCCCCCAGCCAGCGCGGGCTCGCGCCCGCCGTGCCCCAGCCCCAAGGGAGGAGGTGGGTCGCTTCTGgtccgcggcggcggcggcggaggaggaGCGGCCGACGACGGCTGCAGGCGCTAGCCTGCCCCGGCTG GTGTGGGAGCTCCGCGAGCGTCTGGGCCGGGTGAGGGGCATCTGGGCCGGGCTGCCCCAGACTGTGTGCGGGGACCCCCGCGTGGCGGCGGACCTCTCGCAGGAGGCGGCGCCTTGCTGGACCGGAGCTGGACCGGGCCG GTACTTGTCGCCCGTGGTCGGCTTCCAGGCCGGGAAGCTCGACAACCCAGAGCTGGATGCAGAAGCCTCAAGCCCCGACCTCCAGACGCGGAGGCGGCGGCTGC CTCGGGCCACCACAACCAGGATGAAAGCGGCCGCCCTGGGACGCGACCTGGAGCTGGAGGACTGGG aGGACGCTAGCGGCTCTGGAGAGGGACAACACTATGCAGATGACTGGATGGCTGGCGCAGCAGCTGTGGCCCCCCCAGCGCGAGCTCCTCGCCCTCCTCGAAGGGAAGGTGCTGGGGGCAAAGGAGGAGGTGTCATTATCCGCCACAGCCAGGACCGGAGCAGGACTGGAGGGACGTCTGTTGGTTTTCACACACAACCCCTCCTCATTCTCTTCCTCTTAGCCCTAGCCCTGCTTGGACCTCGATAA
- the GAL3ST4 gene encoding galactose-3-O-sulfotransferase 4 translates to MGVLSPTRTMRLWGPRSLGVALGVFMTIGFALQLLGGPFQRRLPGLQLRHSWASSLGPAAPSCPPRQHLVFLKTHKSGSSSVLSLLHRYGDRHGLRFALPARYQFGYPRLFQASRVKGYRPQSGGTQPPFHILCHHMRFNLKEVLQVMPSDSFFFSIVRDPAALARSAFSYYKSTSSAFRKAPSLAAFLANPRAFYRPGARGDHYARNLLWFDFGLPFPPEMRTKRGNPHVSRDPNPPQLPSGAGPPAHTLDPNALFHPVPTVADGHSQMSSPASLDLGSSSFIQWNLAWLDSVFDLVLVAEYFDESLVLLADALCWGLDDVVGFMHNAQAGGGQDRSTIDDGGLTTEERQLTARARAWNNLDWALYVHFNRSLWARIKQYGQSRLDSAVAELRARREALAKHCLVGGEALDPKYITDRRFRPFQFGSGKVLGYVLRSGLSLQDQEECERLATPELQYKDKLDAKQFPPTVSLPLKTSRRPSP, encoded by the exons ATGGGCGTTCTGTCTCCCACCAGGACCATGCGCCTCTGGGGGCCCCGGAGCCTAGGGGTGGCTCTGGGAGTCTTCATGACCATTGGATTTGCCCTCCAGCTCTTGGGGGGTCCCTTTCAGAGGAG GCTACCCGGGCTGCAGCTCCGACATTCCTGGGCCTCATCCCTGGGACCAGCTGCTCCATCCTGTCCACCTCGGCAGCACCTTGTGTTCCTGAAGACACATAAATCCGGGAGCAGCTCTGTGCTGAGTCTGCTTCACCGCTATGGGGACCGACACGGGCTGCGCTTTGCCCTCCCTGCCCGCTACCAGTTTGGCTACCCAAGACTTTTCCAGGCCTCTCGGGTCAAAGGCTACCGGCCTCAGAGTGGAGGCACCCAGCCCCCTTTCCACATTCTCTGTCATCACATGAGGTTCAACCTGAAAGAG gtACTTCAGGTCATGCCTTCTGAcagcttcttcttttccattgtcCGAGACCCAGCGGCTCTGGCCCGTTCTGCCTTCTCCTACTATAAATCCACATCATCGGCCTTCCGCAAAGCACCATCCTTGGCTGCCTTCTTGGCCAATCCTCGAGCCTTCTACCGACCCGGGGCCCGGGGGGACCACTATGCACGCAACTTGCTATGGTTTGACTTtggcctccccttccccccagaGATGAGGACCAAGAGAGGGAATCCGCATGTCTCCAGAGACCCCAACCCTCCCCAGTTGCCTTCTGGCGCTGGCCCTCCAGCCCACACCCTGGATCCCAATGCTCTCTTCCATCCTGTTCCCACTGTTGCTGATGGTCACAGCCAGATGTCCAGCCCTGCCTCTTTAGATTTGGGGTCTTCATCCTTCATCCAGTGGAATCTGGCCTGGCTGGACTCTGTCTTTGACCTGGTCTTGGTGGCCGAGTACTTTGACGAGTCACTGGTCCTGCTGGCAGATGCGCTGTGCTGGGGTCTAGATGATGTGGTAGGCTTTATGCACAACGCCCAGGCTGGAGGTGGGCAGGACAGAAGCACCATTGACGATGGTGGACTGACCACTGAGGAAAGGCAGCTGACTGCCCGGGCACGAGCCTGGAACAACCTGGACTGGGCTCTCTATGTTCATTTCAACCGAAGTCTATGGGCCCGGATAAAGCAATATGGCCAGAGCCGGCTGGACAGTGCTGTGGCAGAGCTCCGGGCTCGCCGAGAAGCCCTGGCTAAACACTGTCTGGTGGGGGGTGAGGCTTTAGACCCCAAGTACATCACTGACCGGCGATTCCGCCCTTTCCAGTTTGGGTCAGGTAAGGTTTTGGGTTATGTGCTCCGAAGTGGGCTGAGCCTCCAAGACCAGGAGGAGTGTGAGCGCCTGGCTACCCCGGAGCTGCAGTACAAGGATAAGCTAGATGCCAAGCAGTTCCCCCCAACAGTCTCTCTGCCCCTCAAGACTTCAAGGCGACCCTCCCCCTAG
- the TRAPPC14 gene encoding trafficking protein particle complex subunit 14: MESQCDYSMYFPAVPLPPRAELAGDPGRYRALPRRNHLYLGETVRFLLVLRCRGGAGSGAGGGPGLGSRGAWAELATALAALASVSAGGGAPAGGGSGDQDPEPPGGGDPGGGGLFRGCSPLLTHGPGPATSGGATTLPVEEPIVSTDEVIFPLTVSLDRLPPGTPKAKIVVTVWKREVEAPEVRDQGYLRLLQTRSPGETFRGEQSAFKAQVSTLLTLLPPPVLKCRQFTVAGKHLTVLKVLNSSSQEEISVWDIRILPNFNASYLPVMPDGSVLLVDNVCHQSGEVSMGSFCRLPGTSGCFPCPLSALEEHNFLFQLRAGEQPPPGAKEGLEVPLIAVVQWSTPKLPFTQSIYTHYRLPSIRLDRPCFVMTASCESPVRTYERFTVTYTLLNNLQDFLAVRLVWTPEHAQAGKQLCEEERRAMQAALDSIVCHTPLNNLGFSRKGSALTFSVAFQALRTGLFELSQHMKLKLQFTASVSHPPPEARPLSRKSSPSSPAVRDLVERHQASLGRSQSFSHQQPSRSHLMRSGSVMERRAITPPVASPVGRPLYLPPDKAVLSLDKIAKRECKVLVVEPVK; encoded by the exons ATGGAGTCCCAGTGCGATTACTCGATGTACTTCCCGGCCGTGCCGCTGCCGCCGCGCGCGGAGCTGGCGGGGGACCCGGGCCGGTACCGGGCGCTGCCCCGGCGCAACCACCTCTACCTAGGGGAGACGGTTCGCTTCCTGCTGGTGCTGCGCTGCCGGGGCGGTGCGGGGTCCGGCGCCGGGGGCGGCCCAGGCTTGGGCTCCCGAGGGGCCTGGGCGGAACTGGCGACCGCCCTGGCCGCCCTGGCCTCGGTCAGCGCCGGAGGCGGGGCGCCCGCGGGCGGTGGCTCGGGCGACCAGGATCCCGAACCCCCGGGGGGCGGGGACCCTGGCGGTGGGGGGTTGTTTCGAGGCTGCAGCCCCCTCCTCACCCACGGCCCGGGCCCTGCTACCTCAGGGGGAGCGACCACG CTGCCTGTGGAGGAACCAATTGTGTCCACAGATGAGGTCATCTTCCCACTCACCGTTTCACTGGATAGACTGCCCCCAGGGACACCTAAGGCCAAG ATTGTAGTGACCGTGTGGAAGCGGGAGGTTGAGGCACCAGAGGTCAGAGATCAAGGCTACCTGCGCTTGCTGCAGACCCGATCTCCTGGGGAGACCTTCAGGGGCGAACAGAGCGCTTTCAAGGCCCAAG TGAGCACCCTGCTGACTCTGCTGCCCCCTCCAGTTCTGAAGTGCCGCCAGTTCACTGTGGCTGGAAAACACTTGACCGTGCTCAAGG TGCTGAACAGCTCCTCCCAGGAGGAAATTTCTGTCTGGGATATCCGCATTCTCCCAAACTTCAATGCCAGTTATCTACCTGTCATGCCCGACGGCTCTGTGCTGCTGGTGGACAACGTCTG TCACCAATCTGGTGAAGTCTCCATGGGCTCCTTCTGCCGGCTCCCTGGTACCTCTGGCTGCTTCCCCTGCCCACTTAGTGCCCTGGAGGAACATAACTTCCTGTTTCAGCTCAGAGCGGGTGAGCAGCCCCCTCCAGGGGCCAAGGAG GGCCTAGAGGTTCCCCTGATTGCTGTGGTTCAGTGGTCTACGCCGAAGTTGCCCTTCACCCAGAGCATCTATACCCACTACCG CCTGCCCAGCATCCGCCTGGACCGCCCGTGCTTTGTGATGACTGCTTCTTGTGAGTCCCCTGTTCGGACCTATGAGCGTTTCACTGTTACCTATACGCTGCTCAACAATCTCCAAGACTTCCTTGCTGTAAGGCTCGTGTGGACCCCGGAGCATGCCCAGGCTG GAAAGCAGCTGTGTGAGGAGGAGCGCCGGGCCATGCAGGCAGCCCTGGACTCCATCGTCTGCCACACACCCCTCAACAACCTCGGCTTCTCCCGGAAGGGCAGCGCGCTCACCTTCAGCGTGGCCTTCCAGGCTCTGCGGACCGGGCTCTTCGAG CTGAGCCAGCacatgaagctgaagctgcagttcACTGCCAGCGTGTCCCACCCGCCGCCCGAGGCCCGGCCCCTCTCTCGCAAGAGCAGCCCCAGCAGCCCTGCCGTCCGGGACTTGGTGGAGAGGCACCAGGCCAGCCTGGGCCGCTCGCAGTCCTTCTCCCACCAACAGCCCTCCCGCAGCCACCTCATGAG GTCGGGCAGCGTGATGGAGCGCCGGGCCATCACTCCCCCCGTGGCCTCCCCTGTTGGCCGCCCCCTCTACCTGCCTCCGGACAAGGCTGTGCTCTCTCTGGACAAGATCGCCAAACGCGAGTGCAAGGTCCTGGTGGTGGAGCCGGTCAAGTAG
- the LAMTOR4 gene encoding ragulator complex protein LAMTOR4, with amino-acid sequence MTSALTQGLERIPDQLGYLVLSEGAVLASSGDLENDEQAASAISELVSTACGFRLHQGMSVPFKRLSVVFGEHTLLVTVSGQRVFVVKRQNRGREPIDV; translated from the exons ATG ACTTCGGCACTGACCCAGGGGCTGGAGCGAATCCCCGACCAGCTTGGCTACCTGGTGCTGAGTGAAGGCGCGGTGCTGGCG TCATCTGGGGATCTGGAGAATGACGAGCAGGCTGCCAGCGCCATCTCTGAGCTCGTCAGCACGGCCTGCGGTTTCCGACTGCACCAAGGCATGAGCGTACCCTTCAAGCGTCTGTCGG TGGTCTTTGGAGAACACACACTGCTTGTGACCGTGTCGGGACAGAGGGTGTTTGTGGTGAAGAGGCAGAACCGAGGCCGGGAGCCCATTGACGTGTGA